A DNA window from Helianthus annuus cultivar XRQ/B chromosome 15, HanXRQr2.0-SUNRISE, whole genome shotgun sequence contains the following coding sequences:
- the LOC110914346 gene encoding uncharacterized protein LOC110914346 encodes MTSLSSAKITIPTCAPHWAYFGWILSYEQLSGRSSTFSPSLGIELLTWEKFATWRDTVKLTLGMVDLDYALRHDPPTALTAKSTTDQKVEHEKWERYNRMSLMVIKNSISSAIRGVIPDSENAKESLNSVEEQFKGSSKAHASSLILKILTTKYQGTSGVREHIMMMSDMAHKLKGLDMEISDGFLVHFIMTSLPARFNAFKINYNTQKDKWTMSELIAVTTLKITGTRTNNLYFICA; translated from the exons ATGACTTCGTTATCATCCGCAAAGATAACCATTCCCACAT GTGCACCTCATTGGGCTTATTTTGGCTGGATTTTGTCCTATGAACAGCTAAGTGGCAGAT CATCCACTTTTAGCCCTAGCCTTGGAATTGAATTATTGACTTGGGAAAAATTTGCCACATGGAGGGATACGGTTAAACTTACTCTTGGTATGGTGGATCTTGATTATGCCCTGAGGCATGACCCTCCTACTGCTCTGACTGCTAAAAGCACTACAGATCAGAAAGTAGAGCATGAAAAGTGGGAAAGGTATAACAGAATGTCTCTTATGGTTATCAAGAATTCCATCTCAAGTGCCATTAGGGGAGTTATACCTGATTCAGAGAATGCCAAAGAAAGTCTGAATTCAGTTGAGGAGCAATTCAAGGGATCTTCTAAAGCACATGCGAGTTCTCTAATTTTGAAGATACTTACCACAAAATATCAAGGGACTAGTGGTGTGCGTGAGCACATAATGATGATGAGCGACATGGCCCATAAGTTAAAGGGATTAGACATGGAAATAAGCGACGGTTTTCTAGTACACTTCATCATGACTTCTCTTCCTGCACGTTTTAATGCTTTTAagatcaactataacactcagaAAGACAAATGGACAATGAGTGAGTTGATAGCTGTGACAACCCTAAAAATTACGGGTACCCGTacaaataatttatattttatttgtgcttaa